From Arachis stenosperma cultivar V10309 chromosome 2, arast.V10309.gnm1.PFL2, whole genome shotgun sequence, one genomic window encodes:
- the LOC130962163 gene encoding probable WRKY transcription factor 26 translates to MSFTTFSGLLSRRYNNTSMVDDNCWETCIPRTGDDNHGEFFSSIIYPSYSDFPPGFNPNEFLDAFLSESNSLNWRNSSSENQQSKEVEEKYYSDPSIDVSLLQSSSNIFEEGDPQRKQDTFTILESGMLVDFSSPMTNTTNFQDPYLRNFSEMALAVPEIHSTLAPQLNCHKSINEDEDGDLNDGYNWRKYGEKRTKGGENPRSYYRCGEPNCTMKKKVGRNLDGKIIAIMYKGNHNHPKPSKPVGSANLPLVNELYASSYTDSGNLNQQSVGGGVENQLGAHTKRLKGGNGIYSYLFNPSGGRAIKEPRVVVQTTTEIDILDDGYRWRKYGQKVVKGNPNPRNYYKCVSPGCNVKKHVERAADDIKSVMTTYEGKHNHDVPQERSSFASRIASLTNNFATPSSSSSLPLHDTSLSLSSPRANNENQASQELTTLPFIVGIPNFGRSLIGTSYANEGPSSNNEENKD, encoded by the exons ATGTCTTTCACTACTTTCAGTGGCTTACTTTCAAGAAGGTACAACAACACGAGCATGGTTGATGATAATTGTTGGGAAACTTGTATACCTAGAACTGGTGATGATAATCACGGTGAATTTTTTTCATCAATAATTTACCCTTCTTACTCTGATTTCCCACCTGGTTTCAATCCCAATGAGTTCTTGGATGCATTTCTTTCTGAATCAAAT AGTTTAAACTGGAGAAACAGTTCAAGTGAGAATCAACAAAGTAAGGAAGTGGAAGAAAAGTACTACTCTGACCCCTCTATTGATGTGTCTCTCTTACAATCCTCCTCAAACATTTTTGAAGAG GGAGACCCACAAAGAAAGCAGGACACATTTACAATCCTTGAATCTGGCATGCTTGTTGATTTTTCATCGCCAATGACGAATACAACAAATTTTCAAGATCCATATCTCCGCAACTTCTCTGAAATGGCCTTAGCCGTTCCCGAAATACATAGCACTTTAGCTCCTCAACTAAATTGTCATAAATCTATTAATGAAGATGAGGACGGAGATCTAAACGATGGATACAATTGGAGGAAATATGGAGAGAAACGGACGAAAGGAGGCGAAAATCCCCGAAGTTATTACAGGTGCGGAGAACCAAATTGCACGATGAAGAAGAAAGTTGGGAGAAACTTGGATGGAAAAATCATTGCCATTATGTACAAGGGAAATCACAACCATCCCAAGCCTTCTAAACCTGTTGGAAGTGCAAATCTTCCATTAGTTAATGAACTTTATGCATCATCATACACCGACTCGGGGAATTTGAATCAACAATCTGTTGGAGGAGGTGTTGAAAATCAACTTGGAGCACACACCAAAAGATT GAAAGGAGGGAATGGAATCTATAGCTATTTGTTTAATCCGAGTGGGGGCAGAGCTATAAAGGAACCCAGAGTTGTAGTTCAAACTACAACTGAAATTGACATTCTTGACGATGGCTATAGGTGGAGGAAATATGGCCAGAAAGTTGTTAAGGGAAACCCAAACCCAAG GAACTACTATAAGTGTGTGAGTCCAGGTTGTAACGTGAAGAAACATGTGGAGAGAGCTGCAGATGACATAAAGTCTGTTATGACAACCTATGAAGGCAAACACAACCATGATGTTCCTCAAGAAAGATCATCCTTTGCATCTCGCATAGCATCACTCACCAACAACTTTGCAAccccatcatcatcatcatcacttcCTCTTCATGACACAAGCCTATCACTATCTTCACCAAGGGccaacaatgaaaatcaagcaAGTCAAGAACTTACTACTCTTCCCTTCATTGTTGGAATTCCAAATTTTGGTAGGTCACTGATTGGTACTTCATATGCCAATGAGGGACCAAGCTCAAACAATGAAGAGAACAAGGATTAG